AAACTTTGTTGGCATTTGAGCTTGTTGTGGaatctggtgaagaatttgatggacctggtgaaaatggtgaagaatttggtgttgagggagaagaattgtatggtgacctttcaggtacttgttaATTATTTGACAAGTATTCTGAATTATATTTGTTCGACCCCTTCAAAATATAATAACAACTTTCATAAGCgaactgtttaccatgttttcgTTGCCAATCTGTACGAACCTCTCTTTCAAAATCAATATATGTCTGACCACTATCCTTGCCTTttctcttggcttgcattattAAATGCAACATAAGTGGCCACTTCCCggttgattacaatgaagtgttTTGACAATCCTTTTGCATCACGaccattgatgttcatggtttgttcttcatatttcttaagtatgttatcccacatggtgttaccatgttgttctgcaccatcgatacaatcttgggtaaaaaaaacataattacgacaaatacattcatcttatatcatggtGTATTTTGCACCACAAACTCGTTTTTTTTACCTTTTccttgactttgagattgtgaatccattttacaagaaaacatagatagttttagatttgaaaaaaatattgagaaattctatagagatttagaaattatggtgtgagttaaaatgagtttgaaattaggtatttatagagggggGAAATTGTAGCCGTTATATGAGGAACTGATAAGCGTTAATCATACCATCGAGCGACAACTTGACTAACGCAAGCGATTGACTGACCAGCGAGCGCAGGAaagaccatcgagcgatggaATCTCTATCGCTCGATGGaaactctgtcgtgtatgcctataagCCAGGACTAGGATATAGACATATGAGTTTagcagtttggcatacccatagtgggtgcatatatgccaaatatcagGATTTGGCATGTGCATAAGAATAAGCCTAACAGGTCCAGTAAAATGAATTTATGGGTCTACAGTTATCATTAACAGGCCCAGTAAAATGAATTATTCTTTATGAATCTGAGTCTGTACAGTGGGCCTTTATCTAATTAGCAACTAAATCTAAGTTTTTTTCTGATAATTTATTCCATACCCATTGCCCAGAGATTCTGTCCAGTCTCTTATCTGTAATGCTATTACATACACAGACAAATTTACTCTTAGTACCACTAATTATTTACTTAAATTTACAATAATGTTAAATTACTAATTACTAATCCAGTCAGCATTTTATACACTCAATCATCAAGCAAGGTTTCCATATCTCTATAAATACCACCACAACACTGTCTTATCTCCTCACAACATTTGAAGAGTATTCTAGGGTTTCCTTAAGATCTAGCATACTCAATGGCTTCCATCTTCATGGCTATGTCAAAGAAACCTGCTCCTACTGTTGTCTCCTCAAACACTTTGAAAAACAAGCTCGGTCTTCTTAAGAACCCTAACCCCAAACGTTCTGCAGCTTCTTTTGTCCCCATATATTCTTTCCTACTTAACTTGATGAAAAACAAAAAAGGGTCTCACACTACTGATGCTCTTCGTCCTAGTTTCACtactgatcttcttggttcagGTATATATAAGATGCATATGTATTTTCAGCCTTTAAATCCAAGTTTTTGTTTTCTGGTGTGTTTCCTTTCTAACTTGTGGTGTTTTTTTCCgagtttttatgtattttcaacCTTTAAATCCAagtttccgttttctgatttgtTTTCCTTTTAACTTGTGGTGTTTCTTATGATTTTTTTGTGCAGATGTCTTTGATTCTGATATGGAGGAGGTGAAGTTGTAtgacaaagaagaaaaagatgtgATGATGAAGAGATGGAGTGTTAAAGAGCTGAAAGAAGGTATTGATTTGAAGATCAACTTGCCTGGGTTTGGGAAGGATGATATCAAAGTCACTGTTGAGGgtacctgatagacacatttttgtgtctgaattgtccttagtgtctctattgctactgcttgattttgtacttattatggtgtttttatgtttgtgtaggtgtttttggagaaatacacttgtgtggaaaaatttgctcaaaaagtgctatttggaccccggaggacatttgctatacggactccAGATTTGGCTAaagggcacccaaggttatgcgtagcccaaattcatcctcagcacccaaattcatccttagcacccattttcttcttttgaatttcatttttggcgggaaaatagaaaacagaactgtgtaattttcgatcgaagtttgaaggaatACTAGGTTGATTAAagggatgaaatttgttgggtagttgtgatatgtcccaacaaaactatcatgagtgatttgatcgattaaaattggctagattctcgcgtagaagtaaacagagcaacacgtacaCCAGGGGAAGATTTTCACGCGTCTGCTGTTGCTGGGAGAGTTTGGAATATGCTGGGAGAATGCTAGATGCGTGTAAGagttaaacaaggagagtttgcaGCTGTAAAATGCGtaagaagctaaaacaggaaagaaaatatccgaaaatattttctttcactgccgagaatttgtgaagttatggaggagattcgatgcatttttcgggtataaatagagtcccttgggtcatataagggtgacggagagtttggggagattatagagcatcacaaagtcgagaaaatcaagcaccagaaatatttttctgctgctgctcatctgaagaacgcgaagaacagaccatccaatacagtcgtttttcaacagtggaaacgacacacaggcgagggtcgagaaccagcgacagtactgttctatcgttcttttcagtttgtaacacttataactgttgcaaaccaggcttttaatagtttttctccatttcatctttgtaaacaccctttgagcaataaaaatgaattttgagtgtgtttccaacatgatgatgagctaattatcccacaaccaaggcaatgaggaagctattcacgcatgaataatgggtaactatttcattctctctaatttttaattataatttactcaatcactgctcttgcagagtttttaaatgtttacataattttcttaattacttgtgattcaatttgatagactatactttgtttaatcaattgatagtctatgcttggggaatacaactaatatttgagaatatgtttgattaattgtgaattaagaaataagggacttaaaagataattagagttttggattatttgccataatttattcatatgtgatagtggaatcagtgtcttggttattcctaataatcttgaattaagttttatttgtttttaaatttcattaaatctaaactCTATTGCTTTcataagtctcaacgaactttttactacaacaacttgaaatacCATCAGTACCTCTCTTGTTATCACTACTCTTCTgggtaaagaagaagatgatgttctTATTGTTGGTCCAGATGTTAATGAAGATGATATAAACACTTTTATTACTTTCAACCTGGATCTTGATTTCCTTAACTTACAGGAATTGAAAGCTGAGATGAAAAATGGACTTCTTAAGATCTCTATTCCTAAGAAGATTGAGGAGAAggatgtcaggattttcttatggaatccctgacaaccgcggaataacggatcttgagatattatgatgaataataagtaaaccaagcacaagcaactataataatacgagaaagataaatcaactcacaagacacaagatttatagtggttcgaccaatacatacaacttgtatatattgtctacgtccactttgagccgcaccaaatcaaatccactatgaagaaaaacgattacaacgtcatgtgaatcccagcaaacccttggttacaccgcaacaattacccgagacgataaccttgtctcttgttcctcaccaatatgctctcacaatgaaaccctagctttagccctaaaagctatacaagaaatctctcaccgatctcttaatcgttttcaacacaatacaattctacaaggcctaattacctatttatataggttacaaacttggccaccaagaatcctagccggtttaggaaaccccttccctaaataaccacggctaactttaggaaataataattagtcttcaataactaacaaagAATGTCATCCTTGTTAAGGTTGAATAGTAGTCGATCTGGCCAGTGTTCTAGATGAAGAAGGCGGTGGTTGTTGGTTTTTAGTTTCtgttgttttatgtttttgttgcaTGAAATTTCCCTTCTAGTTAGTTTATctttagtgttttagggtttATGTTATGAAGACTTTTGTGGGGTGTGGTGATCAGATTGATGTTTCAAGCAGTGGATTGTCAATGAATCATCATGTACTAGTTATTCATCAATCTTAATCACAAGTAGCTGTTATATGTTATTTTGTCTCTTTAAATTTCTTTTCATTGTTATGATTTATCAATATATATATTCCTAGTTGATGGAATATTCAGAGATAGCTTCCATTAAAATACAGTGTTTATGAGCTTCAGGCAGAGAGAGCTAGGTGTATTGGAAAATACAGTGttgttttccttattttgttgtaTCTGTCTCTAGAGTATAAAGTTCAGATTTCGTACACTTAAAAGACACTTTTTACAGTAAAAATGCCTGGAAATTTTGAAAACCTAAAACCCATATTCGTTTCTTAATTCATAAGTTACAACTTTTCTGTGTCCTTGGATGGACAGACAACTCTGTATTCAAAACAGTTTTCCTGGCCTCATAGCTTAAAATGGCAAAGCTCAAGCCTCGAGACAAATCCAAGGTCAGTAATGGTAACACAAATGGGTAAGTTGAAATTTTGAATAACTAAAAAGTTTTACTGGACTCACAGATGACAACTCACGGCAGTCTCACGTTTTGTGTACTTAATTCAGAGAAATAACGTGCTTAACTTGAGTATCCTATCCACTTGAAATGTTGTTATGTTATGTTTGGTTTGGGACTACATGACTATATTCTTTAGAAAAagaactatgattttgggcatactgaaatcttattaggaatactgaataaagacaaaaaatgatgtgaaataacaaaatcagaaatcccctcaaccaatttttttttaatgacaaGTATactctttacgtattagtgttaataatctggattagtgattaaaacttttgtttagtgattaagataattttcagaattataaaggtttgttTGATTAAAAAATTTggagaaaaaaataatcaaagtttttattgagaaggagagaaggagaaagtgagaaaaattttcttcttgatttaatggaggatgaggagggtcattcttcatctaaaaaacctaggaaaatacatatgaACTACAACAATAATCCAGAAATGActgatttcttagattgtgagaatgattttacacaaactcaaactcaagatgatgatttttatgagccaaatccatatgatgaatacataaatgaggaacccaatgcttctaacacacatgtacacttctattttatgtttaatctcacttttgtagcttgaaatcatcaaaaaattgtatctttcatcatggttcggcgaaccaggactatgttcggcttaaaaatataagtcgaacccactaaattgatgaacagttcggctagctgaatttgttaacgttatacgccgaaccttcattttccaacttccaacctatttgcaagatcctagttcagcttatattaaagtctaataacaagccgaacttattcctgagagttaggttcggttctcactctaaatatcgtatcagccgagctatatatttttccaagttcggctcatattcaaaaaatcacatcagccgaacatgatactgattttTCCATGAAGcacttaaattcatacacatttaggggttaggatttttattacatatgttttctattgtgcagccttttcataggatgaaccaaacaaaaaaagtgaaaattactaaaagtgttaaaaaagtgaagtctaatgatggagaataccaaggtccatattaaactcattaaaatcaattagatcttatcttcaacttcaagagaatgaaaagacaaacacaacgcaaaaagaatgaggtcattccgacatcagacgaaaaagttatggccaaaacaagatcgaaaaacttgagtgtgcaaaaatagggttcggctgataactcaacaacacgagctagccgaacctagagcctccaaatcaatattttcgaagtgtttacagagagaggttcggcttgaaagtgatctaatcgagtcagccgaacctgacaaccacctggggtaagTTTCACTTCTCAAgttcggccgggaaggtttgcaaagtattagccgaacctgacactttTCTAGGACGTATTCAATACATATTTTGGGCTTCGGCTAAAAATTTACATTTacggtttagccgaactgttcatagacactttcagggtgaaatttcaagaacagttcgtctcaaaactcaactcaattatcagccgaacccgctactgtaaccgtcaaaaaccctaagtttttagcaatttaactcattcaatccatgaaaaacaacaaataaaagattgggtttgtagggaataccttcttatcctcatttcagtatttggagcttcaaatggttgaatttccgattcaatttccggttcaattatagtttttacaccttcatattcaattggttcttcttctttaattcattgattggaagaggatttagaacacctgacgtttgattttttctttgtacgatccattatatagttcaatttgaccgatgatcgaattttcacgaatcgatgattaattacagtgatgaaaaaaaatcttagagaataggaaggtggtttagctggaggaagaagaagagatgtttaggatagtttattttttgattttaggttcaaggTTATATAGGTAATTAAACTACCCACTAAACACCCCTTATAAGGTTACCTAGGATGGGAAAattattttgtatgccttgaaagtttttggtatgcctaaaatcatagttcTAGAAAAAAAGGGAAGACTATCTCTCCAATCACATCGTTTCCTGTAAGCAACAATGCAATGTTATTCTGGTGGATCCAGTTTTAAAGtcgtgaaaactacagggagacccattctcccagatttttccactgtcaaacccacggacagaaaagttcaggcgcgcacccatttttccgtcaaaaattcgtagcagacccataatttatgaaattctgcttctcagtttttaaaagtccaaactacccttttcttcgagcgacgaacagagagaagcgagaagaaaacaatggtgaactccgattcttcgtttttaacatttggatttttccctttgtcaaatcttttcccaaatccttttctgaataatcttctcaataaaactagggtttccgtttcaaaatctgcggtttaaatctggggattttgggttttttgttgtctttgattattcgagaaataaaaagaaataaaaattgaagttgaaaagggtaagaagtgtgttgcagtatttcgatatcaactgaattggaaattttcataccttatttgtctccatgtttttgatctcaatcggaaatttatgattagatttgaattaaagatgttatgcataatgtcttatgcataacatcagttttgtttagatgcataaaacaatatgcattattttgttttagctgcataatgtcttatgcattactttttcacttttctggttatgcatcagttttgtttagatgcataagacattatgcattattttgttttagctgcataatgtcttatgcattactttttcacttttctggttatgcatcagttttgtttagatgcataagacattatgcattatttcgttttagctgcataatgtcttatgcattactttttttcacttttctggttatgcatcagttttttttagatgcataagacattatgcattattttgttttagctgcataatgtcttatgcattacttttctcacttttctggttatgcatcagtttttttcagatgcataagacattatgcattattttgttttagctgcatattgtcttatgcattacttttttcacttttctgatttatggatttttatgcacgtgcataatgtcttctgcatcattttgtttagtgcataagacattatgccattattatttctgcataaaacattatgcattattttgttttagctgcataatgtcttatgcattacttttttcatttttctggttatgcatcagttttgtttagatgcataagacattatgcattatttcgttttagctgcataatgtcttatgcattactttttttcacttttctggttatgcatcagtttttttagatgcataagacattatgcattattttgttttagctgcataatgtcttatgcattacttttctcactttttctggttatgcatcagtttttttagatgcataagacattatgcattattttgttttagctgcatattgtcttatgcattacttttttcacttttctgatttatgaatttttatgcacgtgcataatgtcttctgcatcattttgtttagtgcataagacattatgccattattatttctgcataaaacattatgcattatttttgttttagctgcataatgtcttatgcattacttttttcatttttctggttatgcatcagttttgtttagatgcataagacattatgcattatttcgttttagctgcataatgtcttatgcattactttttttcacttttctggttatgcatcagttttttttagatgcataagacattatgcattattttgttttagctgcataatgtcttatgcattacttttctcactttttctggttatgcatcagtttttttagatgcataagacattatgcattattttgttttagctgcatattgtcttatgcattatttttttcacttttctgatttatggatttttatgcacgtgcataatgtcttctgcatcattttgtttagtgcataagacattatgccattattatttctgcataaaacattatgcattatttttgttttagctgcataatgtcttatgcattacttttttcatttttctggttatgcatcagttttgtttagatgcataagacattatgcattatttcgttttagctgcataatgtcttatgcattactttttttcacttttctggttatgcatcagttttttttagatgcataagacattatgcattattttgttttagctgcatattgtcttatgcattacttttttcacttttctgatttatggatttttatgcacgtgcataatgtcttctgcatcattttgtttagtgcataagacattatgctattattatttctgcataaaacattatgcattatttttgttttagctgcataatgtcttatgcattacttttttcatttttctggttatgcatcagttttgtttagatgcataagacattatgcattatttcgttttagctgcataatgtcttatgcattactttttttcacttttctggttatgcatcagttttttttagatgcataagacattatgcattattttgttttagctgcataatgtcttatgcattacttttctcactttttctggttatgcatcagtttttttagatgcataagacattatgcattattttgttttagctgcatattgtcttatgcattacttttttcacttttctgatttatggatttttatgcatgtgcataatgtcttctgcatcattttgtttagtgcataagacattatgccattattatttctgcataaaacattatgcattatttttgttttagctgcataatgtcttatgcattacttttttcatttttctggttatgcatcagttttgtttagatgcataagacattatgcattatttcgttttagctgcataatgtcttatgcattactttttttcacttttctggttatgcatcagtttttttagatgcataagacattatgcattattttgttttagctgcataatgtcttatgcattacttttctcactttttctggttatgcatcagtttttttagatgcataagacattatgcattattttgttttagctgcatattgtcttatgcattacttttttcacttttctgatttatggatttttatgcacgtgcataatgtcttctgcatcattttgtttagtgcataagacaatataagggaaaatttagctgcataactttttttctgtttcttctacttgattttttcttcttcgtctgtgttcatccatttttgttgaaatgtattctagggtttagtaaaaaatgatttacttctttgaatcatcgattttaaatgattcatttctttaaatgatggagaaaaaatctttgcagatccgttacagagattaatggaggaatagggaaagaaaccggcggagaagaaaaaaaattatgcccaaaaacgatgaagggtaatagagtctttcagtaagttttaaatatttttaaataattatgggtgcgactgtgtcagaaattaattgtgggcctggcggtaagaatttttttttttgggcctgcgcctaagttcccaCATGTCATTGATAAGCCCATTTAAAATAAACGAATTGTTtctcttgaaaaaaaaaataagcaaGAGAAGAGAGCTCACCTGTAAGAGGGGAGGAAAAAACACTACATTAGAGCGAGTAGAAATAGGATAAGCTGTTAAGGAATAAGCCATGACTTTGGCTTCCTTGTTGACAAAGCTAAACTCAACAGAATTGAACATACCAATCTTTTCCCTAATTCTATTGATGGAATCCTTAATACGCCCAAGGAAAACTTGAATGATTAACCTTCAAAACATTGATGACAGTTAAAGAATCGCCTTCCAGAATGATGTCTCTGAACCCTTTGCTGATAGCGATCTCAATACCTCCTAATAATGCACCATATGCCTCAGCTTCAATGGGAGATATGAAACTTGACTCTTTAGTCTGACCACCTTGAAATCTAAGCGTACTGTCTGTGGCTATCCCAGCACAAAGCCTTTATTCCCAGCGGCACTGTCAAAATttactttgattttattttcagtGGTCGGGGACCATTGAGTACATTGAGAGTCCAGCAAGTCCTGCTCAGTAGGAGACTAGGAGTAGCCACAATTTATTTAGTAAAGCGCCTCTTTTATGATGGACATCTCTTTCCAGAATTTCCAGAATCTGGTGAAGCAGCTGTTGCGGTTTGATTTCGTCCCATCTCTTTGGGTTATTCAGCATCAAATCCTGTACTTAGGTGATTGGCATGGGCACATTTTAGATGTTTGTGTCCATATACAAATTAATGGATTAAAAATTCaagttttacaaaaaaaataaaaattgtacaTACAAAATGGATTCAAGACAAAATAGTAACAAAGGATCAATCAAGGTACGTAGTGCTGTAGGTTAACTAAGTACTTACAATAACTATGTACTCTTTAGATTCTAATTAATAGTCGAACTTCTGTTTAAATAAACCGAAACGCTTGATTAACTCCTACACATTATTATCAGTAGTTGATGAACCAATTCCTACCTGCAACCACGGTGAGGAAGAACCATTGTCTCCCATCTTCATATCCTTTAGATCACTTAACTTTGCTAACTTCACattattattttgattttgttccTCGTCATTTTCATCATCagtctttctcatttctggaatTTGTCCATCTGCGTTGTCTTCGATGGCATTGTTATTAGTAGACAGACCTATCCATGGAACTTCAAATCCTAACTTGTTGTTCTCACCCTTACCCATGGATGGTGGCGCAGGTAGATTAAGATCAAGTATTGATAACTGCAAATCTTCTGACGCAATCTGCTTAGTATTATAGAATTGAGAAGACGATGATGACCGTTTATGAAAATCATGGAAATTTTGGTTTCTATCTTTGAGTTGTTGTTGGTGATGAAAGGAAATTGAAATAGATGTGTTATCCGGGGAGTTGGAAGTAACCCAGTGACATCTTTTGTGTCCACCTAAAGCTTGTCCAGACGAGAAAACTCGATGACATATGGAACACTCATGCACTTTGGATTTCCTCTTTGATGTCATCGGAGATGGGCTACCACCGGAACTTTCACGCTCAAACGATTGATTAACATTCGTAGTTGATTTAGGCGAGACAAGaaactcatcgtttgtgattacatCTTCGTCCATTAAGATACTTTGATCATCGTTTTGGTATTGCTGTTGTTGATGCATTTCATTTTTAGCAGCAAAACAGCCTTTAACTTTCTTGTGACTTGCTCTATGCCCTCCTAACGCTTGATGAGAATTGAACACTTTCTTACATGCTTTACATTCAAACAACCCTTTAGATGATAGTCCCTTagctttattattgttattatggtCATAGCTGCTTTGTAGTAGTAGTTGATGATGACTATTATAATGATCAGTTCCTGATGACATGTACAAACCATTTGGTTTGCGCCTTTTGTTCTCTTCTTTACTAGCCGAAGCACAAGATTCTTCCGTTTCGGCTATGAAGATGGGATGATCAACCCGTGCACTTGATAGTAAAACTAAACAGTTTGCAAGgtcttcttcttctgttgatgGGCAGTTCATCATGTTATTCGAATTAAATCCTACTTTTGCTCGTCTAGACCGGATTCCTTTGGACCATGTACGTGCCACCCCGTCCTCATCATCTGATACTTGAGGTGTTATTACATGATTATTAAGCTCTTCACCGTACCCTCTCGATGAACTACATTTCCCGTGCTCAAGAAAAGCTTTCCACGACGAGAACTCCATTCCACAATTCTCACAAATTCGACAATTCTTGAACCGATTTGGATTTGTTCGTAAGGCGTACATACGCTTATTACTTGGTGGATGATGCTGATCCTCGTTATCGTCTGTGTCGTTTGATGTATCTTCGTCGTCTAAGATAATATTCTCGTCTCCGATTCCATGAgctctcatatgaccacctaatGCTCTTCCACAACCGAACCCTTTCTTGCAAATCCTACAAAAATGTTTAAATTTAGGCTGTTGATCCACAACCACAGCCATTAATGGGACAAACTACACAATAAAAAACGAACTTAGTTATTCTCAACTAATTTCAGAAAATCTATACAGGTGATATCAAATGAGAAGGTTAAAGAGTTAATTTGTGACAGTAAATGAAGCAAGAAATGGGTGTTCTTAatgtagtagacgatgatgaTGGGCAGTGCTCATTTATATGGTGTAAAAGAGGTGTGACTAAATTAGTATAGTGGAGAGAGAGAATACCCTAGTTTTCAGTTAGAATACTGGTGAAGAGAACGTGCAAAATGAGTTGCAGAAGGATAGGTTACAGAGATTAGGAGAAGAGGAATTAGTGGAGAATTTTTCTGAATACAAAATCATGAATGGATATAATATAGAGAGAGAAATTGAGATTTAGAGAGTGAGAGTATTTTGTGGGGATGCACTGCATGTATTATATTATTACCCTCACCGTCTGGTCAAAATTTGTATACACTTACTTTGGTAGTCATCTAAAATTAACTAACTGTTAATAAAATCAGTAGTAACATTCAGTGAACTTATAAATATAGACATTTCAGGGTTCTGCTTTTTTTGGTTCTAAAATGGCCTTCGCATCATGCATGCATTCATTTTGTCTTCGATTCAAAGCGTAGCAATTCGTACCaccgattttttctttttttttttttttttttgactcaaaa
The nucleotide sequence above comes from Papaver somniferum cultivar HN1 chromosome 8, ASM357369v1, whole genome shotgun sequence. Encoded proteins:
- the LOC113305209 gene encoding zinc finger protein ZAT9-like codes for the protein MAVVVDQQPKFKHFCRICKKGFGCGRALGGHMRAHGIGDENIILDDEDTSNDTDDNEDQHHPPSNKRMYALRTNPNRFKNCRICENCGMEFSSWKAFLEHGKCSSSRGYGEELNNHVITPQVSDDEDGVARTWSKGIRSRRAKVGFNSNNMMNCPSTEEEDLANCLVLLSSARVDHPIFIAETEESCASASKEENKRRKPNGLYMSSGTDHYNSHHQLLLQSSYDHNNNNKAKGLSSKGLFECKACKKVFNSHQALGGHRASHKKVKGCFAAKNEMHQQQQYQNDDQSILMDEDVITNDEFLVSPKSTTNVNQSFERESSGGSPSPMTSKRKSKVHECSICHRVFSSGQALGGHKRCHWVTSNSPDNTSISISFHHQQQLKDRNQNFHDFHKRSSSSSQFYNTKQIASEDLQLSILDLNLPAPPSMGKGENNKLGFEVPWIGLSTNNNAIEDNADGQIPEMRKTDDENDEEQNQNNNVKLAKLSDLKDMKMGDNGSSSPWLQVGIGSSTTDNNV